From Pseudodesulfovibrio nedwellii:
CCGTGACCGATGAAGAGGTGCAAAAAGCCGAAGAGGTTGTTCGGGCGGATTATCCCGAGGGCGCTTTTGAACAGGTTTTGGTCGAAGAATATATTGATTTGAAATCCTGGCGTCGGCAGTTGAAATATTATCTTGCGCAAAAGAAACTTTTTCAACAGGTACTTAGAGCGCAGATCAAAATTGATTATAAAGAGGCTGAAGCCTACTATCGTGAGCATATTTCCGATTTTTATTTGCCGGAAAGCATGCGTATACTCGTTGTGCGCGGCCCTAGTCGGGAGCTGGTGGTCAGGGCTGTTGAGAAATTTAGTCAGGATCAAAATCAGATGGATTTGGCAACGGCCTTTGGCGAAGTGGAAACACGTGAGGTTGTTGTACGTGAAGGGAGACTCTCCGCAGCATGGCGGAGTGCTTTGGAAGGGTTGAAACCAGGCCAGTCAAGCGATGTCCTGACGGATCGACTCGGTTTTGAAGCCTTGGTTCTTCTGGAACGGAGTGAGGCCAAAGTTTTGGCTCCGGCACAGGCGTACCCTCTTGTTGAAGAGGCGTTGCTTGAAAGAAAGTTACATGATGCCTTTGATGCATGGCTTTCAGAAAATCTGGCAACGGCAACGATAACCGTGAGTGAACATCTTTTGGCTGAAGCCATGGAGAAGGACGAGGCAGAAGCTGTCGAGCCGGATATGTCGGCAATTCAGGAAAACATGGAAGAATCAGGCAGTGATGTGTCAACAGAGGGCGCCCTGGGAAATTAAATCGGCGGCTCATTCGTTGCATAGTCTGTCCAAAGTGACTAGAATTCGTCAAAATATCGGTGGAACACACAGTCCGTTTCACTTTTTAAGGAGTAAATGCGTGGTTAAATTTTTCTCGTTGCTCATTGGAGCCATGCTTATGATATCCACGGCCCAAGCGTGGGCTGCTGAGACGGTAATTAACCGTATCTTGGTGAAAATTAACGATAATATCATTACAGAATATGACCTTGATGAAGAAATGAGTCCGATTTTTGATAAGCTTAAAGGACGACAGCTGAGTGCTGCGGAAAAGCAACAACTCGGCAGGATTCGTAAACAGGCTTTGAATAATCTGGTCAATCAGGTGCTTGTGGATCAGGAGGTTGCTCGATACGGCATCAATGTTACTGATGAGGACATTGATAAGGAAATCAAGCGCGTCATGGAGGCCCAAAAATTGGATGATGCCGGTTTTGAAGCCTTGGTTGCCAAAGATGGATTAACCGTTGACGATTTTCGGGTTAAGTTAAAAAAATTGCTCGAAAAGCAGGAGCTTATTGGCTATATGGTCAATAAAAAGGTGCTGGTCACCGATACGGAAATCCAAGAAGAATACACAGCCAGAAAGGATGACTACACGCTCGATAAGATGGTCGAACTCGCCATTATTCTCTTGCCTTCAGACATTTCTGCCGTCGAAGTGAAAGAACGGATTAATGACGACGAATTGACGTTTGCAGAGGCTGTTGCGAAATACAGCGTCGGTCCAGGCAAGGAATCCGGTGGTTCCATCGGTGAACTTGGGTATGCTGATCTGGCTGAAGATTGGAAAAATGCATTGAAAGGCCTCAAGCCGGGTGCGGTCAGTGAGCCTTTGACAATTCAGGGGAAGGAAGCACTTCTTTCACCTGTGAATATTTCGAAAGATCGTCTTGTCCCACTTGAAGAAGTGCGTGACGGGATTTATCAGGAACTGATGCAGAAAAAACGGGATACCATCTTTACTGAGTATTTCGATAAGCTGAAACAAAGTTCGGTCATCGTCTATATGGATGATTCCGCCAAGCCCGATAATGGAGTAGCTCAATGAATTTTCAGGAACTCGGACAAGCGTTGCAAGAAGGGCGCGAAGCCAAGGGTATGACTATAGAGGCGGTCATGGAGGCCACCAAAATCAGCCGGATTAATTTGATTGCCCTTGAGAGCGGCGATAGTTCGTCCATGCCTCATCCTGTTTATACGAAGGGGTTCGTCAAGAGTTACGCTCGGTTGCTTGGCTTGGATGCTGACGAATTATCCATGGTGGTGGACAGGGAATATCAACTTGATGAGCAGAATGCTGATGAAGTTGATTATGAAGTTTCTCCGTCTGCGGAAAAGGCATTTCAGGAGGCAGATGCTCCGGCTGTCAAGAAGCGTTCAGTATGGCCTTCTATTCTTCTTGTTGTTGTGTTGAGTTGTTCTATTATAGCTCTCGTCATGTACTTGAATAAGAGCGAAGAAATTTCGACTCCGGTTCAGACCAGTGAAACCTCCGAATCTGTTGAGACACCAGAATCGTCTGTTGTCATGGAACCGATCGAAGATGCTGTCGAAACAGTTGAACCGGCTGAAGGCGAAGCTGTTGTGGAAGAAGCTGTTACTCCGGTCGAAGTACCTGAAGAGATTAAGCCTGAACCTGCGCCTGCAACGCCTCAACCTGAAGCCGAAAAGCCTGTTGCGGCTCAGCCTGCGATTCCTCAGCCTGGTGCCGGCGAAAAAGAAGTTGTCGCGACACAAGAAGCGGCTCCAGGACAAACTCGATACGCCCATGTGATGATTATCACTGCAACAACGAATAAGGGCTGTTGGATTGGCGTTTGGAAGGGCGATGAGTCAAAAATGGCTCGTGATTTTGTTTTGAAGAAAGGTGAACCTCTTCGGTTGATGTTTAATTATCCCCGGAGAATTCGCATTGGTAACGTGGCTGGTGTAACTGTGACATACAATGGTAAGCCATATGCTCTTGATAAAAACAAAAGCAATATTCAGACATTATTCGTCGGTATGGAATAGACCCTCATTACAAGGATGATCGTATGAGCTCCACTGAAAAAGCTCTAGTACTCAAGGTGGGGCGTTTTCGGGAGGCAGATTGCTGGGTTAAACTTCTCACGCCCGGACGTGGCATTTTTAATGCCTTTGCCTTTGGCGGGTCCCGTAGTCGTCGTCGATTCGTTGGGTGCCTTGATCCTTTAAGCCTTGTTTTATTTACGATTGGAACCAACAAGACCGGGACATATACGGTTCTTGAAGAAGGTTCCCTGCTTCATAATTTCCCTGCAATTCGTGAAGATCCCACCAGAACTGGCCTTGCTGTCAATTGTATCAAATTTATTGAAGCCGTGGAAATCGATCCGTCTGATGCTCGTCCTGTGTATGAGCTTTTGTTGGAAACGCTCCATATGCTGGAAAAGGGTGGTGGAAGCAGCGATTTTACTCCATGGTTGTTTCGTGCGAAATTGGCCTTTGAAATGGGGTTTCATCCGGATTTCCTTTCCTGCGGAATATGTGGTCAATCTGTTGTTTCTCTTGATGGTTGCCATTTCGGAATTGAAGGGGGGCAAGTGGCCTGCCGGACTTGTCTTTCAGGCGGGAAACCGTTAGAGGGACTTGCTCGGCCAGTTTCCACCGGGGTGCTTCGTGCTTTTGATTGGATTCAACATAGTCGTCCTTTGGATTGGCTGACTGTATCCATGAATAATGAAGTCCGGCGGCAAACGAGTCAATTGATCGAGCTTTTCGTTGCGTATCACCTGGGCCTGTCCTGGGATAATGGCATGTATAAAAAGGTATGAGTTGGAGTAAGCAATGAATTTTCAGGATGTTATACTGAAATTGCAGAATTTTTGGGCAGACTATGGCTGTGCCGTTGTCCAGCCCATGGACATTGAGTGTGGGGCTGGGACGTTTAACCCCTCCACATTTTTCCGTGTTATCGGCCCTGAGCCGTGGAAAACCGCGTATGTCGAACCTTCCCGCCGTCCCACTGACGGTCGGTATGGCGAGAATCCCAACCGGTTACAGCATTACTATCAGTTTCAGGTCGTTCTGAAACCTTCTCCTGATAATATTCAGGAATTGTATCTGGAAAGTCTGGCTGCCATCGGTATTGATGCCGCAGCCCATGACATTCGTTTTGTCGAGGATGATTGGGAGTCTCCGACTCTTGGTGCATGGGGATTGGGCTGGGAAGTTTGGCTCAACGGTATGGAAGTGACGCAGTTCACTTATTTCCAACAGGTTGGTGGTATTGATCTCAAACCCATATCCGTGGAAATTACATACGGTCTTGAACGCCTTTCCATGTATTTGCAGGAGAAGGAGTCTGTATACGATCTCATGTGGAATAATGAGATAAAATACGGACATATTTTCCATCAGAATGAAGTTGAGATGTCCAAGTACAACTTTGAGTTGGCGAATACGGATATGCTGTTCGATCTTTTCAACAAGTTTGAAGCGGAATGCCTCATGCTGTGTGAAGAAGGATTGCCCTGGCCTGCGTATGACTGCTGTCTCAAGTGTTCTCACTCGTTCAATATGCTGGATGCCCGAAGCGCGATTTCTATCACTGAACGCGCCTCTTATATTGGTCGTGTGCGTAATCTGGCTTCTAAAATTGCCAGACTTTATGCGGACCAGCGGGAAGAAATGGGCTATCCCATGCTTAATAAGTAGTCGACGCAACAGACACGAATATAGAGAATAAAGAGAAGTACAATGGCCGAATTCATTCTGGAAATCGGAACAGAGGAAATGCCAGCCCGTTTCGTACCCAAGTTGGCTGCCGAGCTGGAAGGCGTCTTTGCCAAGTCTCTCGATGAGGCTATGGTCGAGAATGGGGGCGTGAAATGTTACGCTACTCCTCGCCGTATCACCGCACATGTCGCATCCATTGCCCTGAAGCAACATCAGGAAGAGGAGACTGTGACTGGGCCACCGACCCGTATCGCTTATGATGCAGAGGGTAATCTGACCAAGGCAGGACAGGGGTTCGCTAAAACTCAGGGTGTGTCTGAAGATGCTCTGTTTAAGATGGAAACCGGCAAAGGTGAATATTTGGCCGCCAAGAAGACTGTCGGCGGCGGTAATACCGTTGATATTTTGCCTGATATTTGCATTAAGGGAATCGAATCTCTTTCTTTCCCCAAGAAAATGCATTGGGGCGATTATGATTTTACCTTTGGTCGTCCTTTGCGGTGGCTTTTGGCCCTGCTGGATGATCAGGTTGTTGAATTCACCGTGGAAAACTTGACCACCGGACGAGAAACTCGTGGGCATCGAGTAATGGGGCATGGTCCTCATGTGGTGAATTCCACTGCCGATTATTTTTCTGTCATCAAGAATGATTGCAAGGTTGTCATCGACCCGGAAGAACGGAAGAAGACCATAATTGCAGAAGGCGATCGTCTGGCCAAGGAGCTTGGTGGGGAAATCGTTTGGCATGCCGGATTGCTTGAAGAGGTTGCCAATCTCGTCGAGTATCCCAAGCCGCTCATTGGTGACATTGAAGCCTTGTATCTTGAATTGCCGCGCGAGGTCTTGCTGACGTCCATGCAGTCGCACCAGAAAAGCTTTGGTGTGCAAGGCCCGGATGGCAAATTGATGCCGCATTTCTTGACGACCTTGAACATTGAGCCGCTGGATGTGGCTCTGGTCAAGAAAGGATGGGAACGTGTGCTCAAGGCCCGCCTGGAAGACGCGCGTTTCTTCTGGGAAGCTGATTGCAAGGTTGAATTCGAAACATGGTTGGACAAGCTGGAAAACGTTGTTTTTCTCGGTCCCCTTGGTTCCGTAGGCGACAAGTCTCGTCGTATCGAAACCCTGTGTGGCAAATTGGCTGAAGTTCTTGGCGAGTCCAAGTCCATCATGCCGGGTGAAATTGAAAAATATGCCATGGCTGGTCGTTTGGCCAAAGCCGACCTCGTATCGGAAATGGTCATCGAGTTTGACAGTTTGCAAGGCAAAATGGGTGGCATATACGCGGAACTCGCCGGAAAGGGCGACATCGTTTCTCAGGGAATCTATGAGCAGTATCTCCCGGCAGGTCCTGACACTCCTGTGCCATCCAGTCTGGCTGGTGCGCTTGTGTCCATGGCTGACAAAGTTGATACCATGGCCGGTTGTTTCGGGTTGGGCAAAGTACCTACTGGTGCTAATGATCCGTATGCCCTCAGACGTTGCGCTCTGGGCATTTCCCGTATCATTATGGAACATGAGCTTGATGTGGATCTTGATGTGCTTCTCCGTGAAGCTCAGGGGGCCTATGCAGATGTAAAGTGGAAGGTTGAGCAACCGGAAGCTTTTGTTAAGCTCAAGGATTTCTTTGGACAGCGTCTCCGTGCTTTGTTCATTGGACATGGTTTTGAAACCCGCGTGGTCGATGC
This genomic window contains:
- a CDS encoding peptidylprolyl isomerase yields the protein MLRNIIFLLIIVVMAGCSGDSDDIGIVARVNEAPIYLTQLEFQHDQFQADSVGTYVPSVEKLRNEYGDILADLVVQELVVQDLVRRDMAVTDEEVQKAEEVVRADYPEGAFEQVLVEEYIDLKSWRRQLKYYLAQKKLFQQVLRAQIKIDYKEAEAYYREHISDFYLPESMRILVVRGPSRELVVRAVEKFSQDQNQMDLATAFGEVETREVVVREGRLSAAWRSALEGLKPGQSSDVLTDRLGFEALVLLERSEAKVLAPAQAYPLVEEALLERKLHDAFDAWLSENLATATITVSEHLLAEAMEKDEAEAVEPDMSAIQENMEESGSDVSTEGALGN
- a CDS encoding SurA N-terminal domain-containing protein, whose product is MVKFFSLLIGAMLMISTAQAWAAETVINRILVKINDNIITEYDLDEEMSPIFDKLKGRQLSAAEKQQLGRIRKQALNNLVNQVLVDQEVARYGINVTDEDIDKEIKRVMEAQKLDDAGFEALVAKDGLTVDDFRVKLKKLLEKQELIGYMVNKKVLVTDTEIQEEYTARKDDYTLDKMVELAIILLPSDISAVEVKERINDDELTFAEAVAKYSVGPGKESGGSIGELGYADLAEDWKNALKGLKPGAVSEPLTIQGKEALLSPVNISKDRLVPLEEVRDGIYQELMQKKRDTIFTEYFDKLKQSSVIVYMDDSAKPDNGVAQ
- a CDS encoding helix-turn-helix domain-containing protein, translated to MNFQELGQALQEGREAKGMTIEAVMEATKISRINLIALESGDSSSMPHPVYTKGFVKSYARLLGLDADELSMVVDREYQLDEQNADEVDYEVSPSAEKAFQEADAPAVKKRSVWPSILLVVVLSCSIIALVMYLNKSEEISTPVQTSETSESVETPESSVVMEPIEDAVETVEPAEGEAVVEEAVTPVEVPEEIKPEPAPATPQPEAEKPVAAQPAIPQPGAGEKEVVATQEAAPGQTRYAHVMIITATTNKGCWIGVWKGDESKMARDFVLKKGEPLRLMFNYPRRIRIGNVAGVTVTYNGKPYALDKNKSNIQTLFVGME
- the recO gene encoding DNA repair protein RecO; its protein translation is MSSTEKALVLKVGRFREADCWVKLLTPGRGIFNAFAFGGSRSRRRFVGCLDPLSLVLFTIGTNKTGTYTVLEEGSLLHNFPAIREDPTRTGLAVNCIKFIEAVEIDPSDARPVYELLLETLHMLEKGGGSSDFTPWLFRAKLAFEMGFHPDFLSCGICGQSVVSLDGCHFGIEGGQVACRTCLSGGKPLEGLARPVSTGVLRAFDWIQHSRPLDWLTVSMNNEVRRQTSQLIELFVAYHLGLSWDNGMYKKV
- the glyQ gene encoding glycine--tRNA ligase subunit alpha, producing the protein MNFQDVILKLQNFWADYGCAVVQPMDIECGAGTFNPSTFFRVIGPEPWKTAYVEPSRRPTDGRYGENPNRLQHYYQFQVVLKPSPDNIQELYLESLAAIGIDAAAHDIRFVEDDWESPTLGAWGLGWEVWLNGMEVTQFTYFQQVGGIDLKPISVEITYGLERLSMYLQEKESVYDLMWNNEIKYGHIFHQNEVEMSKYNFELANTDMLFDLFNKFEAECLMLCEEGLPWPAYDCCLKCSHSFNMLDARSAISITERASYIGRVRNLASKIARLYADQREEMGYPMLNK
- the glyS gene encoding glycine--tRNA ligase subunit beta, with product MAEFILEIGTEEMPARFVPKLAAELEGVFAKSLDEAMVENGGVKCYATPRRITAHVASIALKQHQEEETVTGPPTRIAYDAEGNLTKAGQGFAKTQGVSEDALFKMETGKGEYLAAKKTVGGGNTVDILPDICIKGIESLSFPKKMHWGDYDFTFGRPLRWLLALLDDQVVEFTVENLTTGRETRGHRVMGHGPHVVNSTADYFSVIKNDCKVVIDPEERKKTIIAEGDRLAKELGGEIVWHAGLLEEVANLVEYPKPLIGDIEALYLELPREVLLTSMQSHQKSFGVQGPDGKLMPHFLTTLNIEPLDVALVKKGWERVLKARLEDARFFWEADCKVEFETWLDKLENVVFLGPLGSVGDKSRRIETLCGKLAEVLGESKSIMPGEIEKYAMAGRLAKADLVSEMVIEFDSLQGKMGGIYAELAGKGDIVSQGIYEQYLPAGPDTPVPSSLAGALVSMADKVDTMAGCFGLGKVPTGANDPYALRRCALGISRIIMEHELDVDLDVLLREAQGAYADVKWKVEQPEAFVKLKDFFGQRLRALFIGHGFETRVVDAALGAGFNDIRTLKARLKALSEFSKEADFEQAVLTFKRASNIIRKQGNEAGQTLTGSYDADLFEGEHEQSFGSKLEEIAPRFDDLWESGEFGGLFGLLGELRPSVDGFFDNVMVMCDDADIRLNRLNLLKALVDRLSRLADFNALQV